A section of the bacterium genome encodes:
- a CDS encoding nitrilase-related carbon-nitrogen hydrolase, whose translation MSELRVAAIQTSPVFGESAGNLEAALDLVPPGIDLAVLPELCTTGYQFRDRRELRDLAETADGPTSRRLAERAAATGTTLVAGFAERDGDRLYNSSLLVRPDGTTALYRKVHLFWDEKLVFAPGDLGFPVFAACGTTVGMMICFDWIFPEAARTLARRGAKLLAHPSNLVLPHCPDAMVTRCLENRCFAVTANRVGREERIEGRRLDFIGRSQVCGPRGAPLARLGGDTVGAAVARLDLADADPRLTPRNDLWEDRRPDQYAGD comes from the coding sequence GTGAGCGAACTGCGCGTGGCGGCGATCCAGACCTCGCCGGTGTTCGGCGAGTCCGCGGGCAACCTCGAGGCGGCCCTGGACCTGGTGCCGCCCGGGATCGATCTGGCCGTCCTGCCCGAACTCTGCACCACCGGCTACCAGTTCCGCGATCGCCGGGAACTGCGGGACCTGGCCGAAACGGCCGACGGGCCGACGTCGCGCCGCCTGGCGGAGCGGGCCGCCGCGACCGGCACCACCCTGGTGGCCGGCTTCGCCGAGCGCGACGGCGACCGGCTCTACAACAGCAGCCTGCTGGTGCGGCCCGACGGCACCACGGCGCTCTACCGCAAGGTCCACCTCTTCTGGGACGAGAAGCTCGTCTTCGCGCCGGGCGACCTCGGCTTCCCGGTGTTCGCGGCCTGCGGCACGACGGTGGGCATGATGATCTGCTTCGACTGGATCTTCCCGGAGGCGGCCCGCACCCTGGCGCGGCGCGGCGCAAAGCTGCTGGCGCACCCCAGCAACCTGGTGCTGCCCCACTGCCCCGACGCCATGGTGACGCGCTGCCTGGAGAACCGCTGCTTCGCGGTGACGGCGAACCGGGTGGGCCGGGAGGAGCGGATCGAGGGCCGGCGGCTGGACTTCATCGGCCGCAGCCAGGTTTGCGGTCCCCGCGGCGCGCCCCTGGCCCGGCTCGGCGGCGACACGGTCGGGGCCGCCGTCGCGCGCCTCGACCTGGCCGACGCCGACCCGCGCCTGAC